The following proteins come from a genomic window of Elusimicrobiota bacterium:
- a CDS encoding phosphoadenylyl-sulfate reductase, protein MNFSPADLAAWNALTDPRALLKALRDRFGDRLAIGTSGQLSGGALIALCEEAGFRPRVFTNDTGRLFPETLDLFEKWERRFGLVIERFTPDPSAVAAMTAAYGEHLFFDSKERQELCCRVRKVEPNERALRGLDAWLTGLRWDQSPGRARAARVEVLDRAEDGRTRALVKAAPLVDWTEARVREYLAARDVPVHALLDKKFPGGFYYESLGCVLCTTPIGPAEPRRAGRWRWFNTTDDKKECGLHMPPPSPR, encoded by the coding sequence TTGAATTTCTCTCCGGCGGACCTCGCCGCCTGGAACGCCCTCACGGACCCTCGCGCGCTTTTGAAGGCGCTGCGCGACCGTTTCGGGGACCGTCTCGCCATCGGAACGAGCGGCCAGTTGTCGGGCGGCGCCTTGATCGCCCTGTGCGAGGAGGCGGGGTTCCGCCCCCGGGTGTTCACCAACGACACGGGGCGGTTGTTTCCCGAGACTTTGGATTTGTTTGAAAAATGGGAACGCCGCTTCGGCCTCGTCATCGAACGCTTCACCCCGGACCCGTCGGCCGTGGCGGCGATGACCGCGGCCTACGGCGAACACCTTTTCTTTGATTCCAAGGAACGCCAGGAATTGTGCTGCCGGGTGCGGAAAGTGGAGCCCAACGAACGGGCCCTGCGGGGTCTCGACGCCTGGCTGACGGGGCTGCGCTGGGACCAGTCGCCGGGCCGCGCCCGCGCCGCCCGGGTGGAGGTTCTGGACCGCGCGGAGGACGGACGAACCCGCGCGCTGGTCAAGGCCGCCCCCCTCGTCGACTGGACCGAGGCGCGCGTGCGGGAGTATCTGGCCGCCCGCGACGTGCCCGTCCACGCGCTCCTCGACAAGAAATTCCCCGGCGGATTCTATTACGAGTCCCTCGGGTGCGTGCTGTGCACCACGCCCATCGGCCCCGCCGAGCCCCGCCGCGCCGGCCGCTGGCGGTGGTTCAACACCACGGATGATAAAAAAGAATGCGGCCTCCATATGCCGCCCCCGTCGCCCCGGTGA
- the cysC gene encoding adenylyl-sulfate kinase has translation MAIRWHGGELTDAARARRLKQKGGVVWLTGLSGSGKSTVARALEKALVERGVHAAVLDGDNLRHGLNRDAELLRAAGHTPRAARRFGLGFSAEDRRENIRRAAEAAALFARNNVLALVALISPFRADRAAARALAPRRFLEIHCAAPLSVCEARDPKGLYKKARAGVLRQFTGLTSPYEPPRRPDLTLATGTEPLERSVDRLLRLLKRRRFF, from the coding sequence CTGGCCATCCGGTGGCACGGCGGCGAACTGACGGACGCCGCCCGGGCCCGGCGATTGAAACAAAAAGGCGGCGTGGTGTGGCTGACGGGGCTTTCGGGGTCCGGCAAATCCACCGTGGCCCGGGCTTTGGAAAAAGCCCTGGTGGAACGGGGCGTGCACGCCGCCGTCCTGGACGGCGACAACCTGCGCCACGGCCTGAACCGGGACGCGGAACTTTTGCGGGCGGCGGGGCACACCCCGCGGGCCGCCCGCCGGTTCGGGTTGGGCTTTTCCGCCGAAGATCGCCGGGAGAACATTCGGCGCGCCGCCGAGGCCGCGGCCCTTTTCGCGCGCAACAACGTTTTGGCTCTGGTCGCCTTGATCTCCCCGTTCCGCGCCGACCGCGCCGCCGCGCGGGCCCTGGCGCCGAGGCGCTTCCTGGAAATCCATTGCGCGGCCCCGTTGTCGGTTTGTGAGGCCCGCGATCCCAAAGGCCTTTACAAAAAAGCCCGGGCCGGTGTTTTGCGGCAATTCACCGGACTGACTTCGCCCTACGAGCCGCCCCGTCGGCCCGATTTGACGCTGGCCACGGGAACGGAGCCCCTGGAGCGAAGCGTGGACCGCCTGCTCCGGCTGTTGAAGCGGCGGAGGTTCTTTTGA
- a CDS encoding ABC transporter ATP-binding protein — protein sequence MSIDVRGLTKSFGPFKAVDNVSFRLESGSLVALLGPSGSGKSTLLRMIAGLERPDAGDIRLTDAESTTQSARERNVGFVFQHYALFKHMTVWDNIAFGLAVRKTPRGDIAARVDELLKLIQMQGYDRRFPGQLSGGQRQRVALARALAPRPRVLLLDEPFGALDAKVRDELRTWIRRLHEEAHVTTLFVTHDQQEAMEISQKILVMAAGRIEQQGTPLEIFDRPATQFVAQFVGETNFVDSVVRQPELALWGPFRFTVNGPAVGSRVRIYFRPNDVYLTSAPETLQVEGKIVSSRFRGPLIEHAVEVGGDRPVVAHVPKGVSIASGFETGRRVYVGITAYHAFAVPA from the coding sequence ATGAGCATTGATGTGCGCGGATTGACCAAATCCTTTGGCCCGTTCAAAGCCGTGGACAACGTCTCGTTTCGGCTCGAGTCCGGGTCCCTGGTCGCCCTCTTGGGGCCCTCGGGATCGGGCAAGAGCACTCTGCTGCGCATGATCGCGGGGTTGGAGCGCCCCGACGCCGGGGACATCCGCCTGACCGATGCCGAGTCCACCACCCAATCGGCCCGGGAACGCAACGTGGGCTTCGTCTTCCAGCATTACGCCCTGTTCAAGCACATGACGGTGTGGGACAACATCGCCTTTGGCCTCGCCGTCCGAAAAACCCCCCGGGGGGACATCGCGGCGCGCGTCGACGAATTGCTGAAGCTGATCCAGATGCAAGGCTACGATCGCCGGTTCCCCGGCCAATTGTCGGGGGGACAGCGCCAACGGGTGGCCCTGGCCCGGGCGTTGGCGCCCCGGCCGCGCGTCCTCCTCTTGGACGAGCCCTTCGGCGCCCTGGACGCCAAGGTGCGCGACGAGCTGCGCACCTGGATCCGCCGCCTGCACGAGGAGGCCCACGTCACGACGCTTTTCGTCACGCACGACCAGCAGGAAGCCATGGAAATCTCCCAAAAGATCCTCGTGATGGCGGCCGGCCGCATCGAACAACAAGGCACCCCCCTGGAAATATTCGACCGTCCGGCCACCCAATTTGTGGCCCAATTCGTGGGCGAGACGAATTTCGTCGACTCGGTCGTGCGCCAGCCGGAACTGGCCCTGTGGGGCCCGTTTCGCTTCACCGTCAACGGACCCGCCGTGGGCTCCCGCGTGCGCATTTACTTTCGACCGAACGACGTTTATCTCACCTCGGCGCCCGAAACCCTGCAGGTCGAGGGAAAAATTGTGTCCAGCCGGTTCCGCGGTCCTTTGATCGAACACGCCGTCGAAGTCGGGGGGGACCGCCCGGTGGTGGCGCACGTGCCCAAAGGGGTTTCGATCGCCAGCGGTTTTGAGACGGGCCGGCGCGTGTACGTGGGCATCACCGCTTACCACGCCTTCGCGGTGCCCGCGTGA
- a CDS encoding FIST C-terminal domain-containing protein, with translation MKTELVKWTPAGGWSPAPPGRLSGAQWVLVFGSPEHLHPRRAFDELRLAYPNAFIMGCSTAGEIFDTDVLDDHRVVTAIQFDHSRVVGASAPLADAADSRAAGVALARTLPAEELRHVFVLAEGLHVNGSALIEGLVQTLPPSVGVTGGLAGDGTRFKETLVMANGPAETNRVVATGFYGHQLRVGHGSLGGWDPFGPERLITRSKNNVLFELDGRSALALYKNYLGEHAQDLPASALLFPLCVRPPDTRDWLVRTVLAINENERSMTFAGDVPEGHIARLMRANFDRLIDGAMAAADSGKNRLGVEPGLALLISCVGRKMVLKHRTVEEVEGVRTVLGPRVPAAGFYSYGEISPLKPQGRCELHNQTMTITTFAETDGRA, from the coding sequence ATGAAAACGGAACTGGTCAAATGGACCCCCGCGGGCGGCTGGTCGCCGGCGCCCCCGGGGCGGCTGAGCGGCGCCCAGTGGGTTCTGGTTTTCGGATCGCCCGAACACCTCCACCCCCGCCGGGCGTTCGATGAATTGCGCCTGGCCTATCCCAACGCGTTCATCATGGGTTGTTCCACCGCGGGAGAAATTTTCGACACGGACGTGCTGGACGATCACCGGGTGGTCACGGCGATCCAGTTCGATCACTCCCGCGTGGTGGGCGCGTCCGCCCCCCTGGCCGACGCCGCCGACAGCCGCGCCGCGGGGGTGGCCCTGGCCCGGACGCTTCCGGCCGAGGAGTTGCGGCACGTCTTCGTTTTGGCGGAGGGACTGCACGTCAACGGCTCCGCGTTGATCGAAGGCCTTGTCCAAACGCTCCCCCCGTCCGTGGGCGTGACCGGCGGGCTGGCGGGGGACGGGACCCGATTCAAAGAAACCCTCGTCATGGCCAACGGTCCGGCGGAAACCAACCGGGTGGTCGCGACGGGTTTTTACGGCCACCAGTTGCGGGTGGGGCACGGGTCCCTCGGGGGCTGGGACCCCTTCGGCCCCGAACGCCTCATCACCCGGTCCAAGAACAACGTTCTCTTCGAACTGGACGGGCGAAGCGCTTTGGCCCTCTACAAAAACTATTTGGGAGAGCACGCCCAGGACCTCCCGGCGTCGGCGCTGCTCTTCCCGCTTTGCGTCCGTCCACCGGACACCCGCGATTGGCTGGTGCGGACGGTCCTGGCCATTAACGAAAACGAACGCAGCATGACGTTCGCCGGGGACGTGCCCGAGGGGCACATCGCTCGCCTCATGCGCGCCAACTTCGACCGGTTGATCGACGGGGCGATGGCCGCCGCCGACAGCGGCAAAAACCGGTTGGGGGTGGAACCGGGCCTGGCGTTGCTGATCAGCTGCGTGGGCCGGAAAATGGTCTTGAAGCACCGGACCGTGGAAGAGGTCGAGGGCGTCCGCACCGTTTTGGGGCCGCGCGTGCCCGCGGCGGGATTTTATTCCTACGGGGAGATCTCCCCGCTCAAGCCCCAGGGGCGTTGCGAGCTCCACAACCAAACCATGACCATCACCACTTTCGCCGAAACGGACGGGCGCGCGTGA
- a CDS encoding EAL domain-containing protein → MTSPIHRLLKKQYTRLFREGRGSPFHMVRRLLRAISDTYRQEDEQRRVLERSLDIGSQEIAQRSAQIRSVFQMYPDAFLVVDASGVIVEATGAIGNPGAPYSWLDRPLAEFPNTDIGRRFSQAFLRVRENRTPATFEYSLAKGAEIAFHEARLRPLEEGHVLVVVRDVSEHRLALEALRTAEERFALAARAANDGLWDWDLPVNRIIYSPRWKTILGHTDEDIANTSNSWMDRVHPEDVEPLRRGLASLSEPGRDTLEMEYRIRHRDNSYRWVATRAIAVRNASGQTHRLVGSMTDITPHKAVEEQLRHEAFHDKVTGLANRALFLDRLTNILDRVKRQPGYLFSVLYVDLDRFSTINERVGHEAADRLLQTVAARLRSYARVGDTVARLGDDEFAVLLDGIANERAAVIFAERMRELIAAPVDLSPDEISVTASLGIAINSPETNDAETLLNEAESAMQRAKQTGKNRQELFNRETHAHLVSKLRIETELRHAAERGELEIFYQPIYRLSDQKIIRAESLLRWRHPQRGMISPADFIPVAEETGLILALGDWILREVSEQAKRWRQSGVAPLTIAVNFSPRQFQQQNLLTTVGATLARFKDSGFPLELEITESAAMHDVDLSVKIMKNLRDMDVRISIDDFGVGYSSLSCLRLFPLNTLKIDRGFVEGIPEVKDNSSITNAIIGIGHSLGLSVVAEGVETNEQLTYLKQQGCDEVQGFLLSRPLSAKDVTPRLPKASANGSDGTA, encoded by the coding sequence GTGACCAGCCCCATCCATCGTCTTCTCAAAAAACAATACACACGCCTTTTCCGCGAAGGACGCGGCTCCCCCTTCCACATGGTGCGCCGACTCCTGCGGGCCATCAGCGACACCTACCGACAAGAGGACGAACAACGGCGGGTCCTGGAGCGCTCCCTCGACATCGGGTCCCAGGAAATCGCCCAGCGGTCGGCGCAGATCCGCAGCGTTTTCCAAATGTACCCCGACGCGTTTCTGGTCGTGGACGCATCGGGGGTGATTGTGGAAGCGACGGGAGCGATCGGGAACCCGGGAGCGCCCTACTCCTGGCTGGACCGTCCCCTGGCGGAATTCCCGAACACCGACATCGGCCGCCGATTTTCCCAGGCTTTCCTCCGCGTGCGGGAAAACCGAACCCCCGCGACTTTCGAATACAGCCTGGCCAAAGGCGCCGAAATTGCGTTCCACGAGGCCCGTCTGCGTCCCCTGGAGGAGGGGCACGTCCTCGTGGTGGTGCGGGACGTCAGCGAGCACCGCCTGGCGTTGGAAGCCTTGCGCACGGCCGAAGAGCGTTTCGCCCTGGCCGCCCGGGCGGCCAACGACGGCCTCTGGGACTGGGACCTTCCGGTGAATCGGATCATCTATTCGCCCCGCTGGAAAACCATCTTGGGTCACACCGACGAGGACATCGCCAACACGTCCAATTCTTGGATGGACCGCGTGCACCCCGAGGACGTGGAGCCCCTCCGGCGGGGTTTGGCGTCCTTGAGCGAACCGGGGCGGGACACGTTGGAAATGGAGTACCGGATCCGCCACCGGGACAACAGCTACCGGTGGGTGGCCACGCGGGCCATCGCCGTGCGCAACGCTTCCGGCCAAACGCACCGCCTGGTGGGGTCCATGACCGACATCACGCCCCACAAGGCCGTCGAGGAGCAACTCCGCCACGAGGCGTTTCACGACAAGGTGACGGGTCTGGCCAACCGCGCCCTCTTCCTGGACCGGCTCACGAACATTCTCGACCGGGTAAAACGCCAACCCGGGTATTTGTTCTCGGTTCTCTACGTCGATTTGGACCGCTTTTCCACCATCAACGAGCGGGTCGGCCACGAAGCGGCGGACCGCCTGCTCCAGACGGTGGCCGCCCGCCTGAGGTCCTACGCGCGGGTGGGCGACACCGTCGCGCGTCTGGGCGACGACGAATTCGCCGTCCTCTTGGACGGGATCGCCAACGAACGGGCCGCCGTCATATTCGCTGAACGCATGCGCGAGCTGATCGCGGCGCCCGTCGATCTCAGTCCCGACGAAATCAGCGTCACCGCCAGTCTGGGCATCGCCATCAACTCGCCGGAGACCAACGACGCCGAAACCCTCCTGAACGAAGCCGAAAGCGCGATGCAGCGGGCCAAGCAAACCGGGAAGAACCGGCAGGAGCTCTTCAACCGGGAGACCCACGCCCATCTCGTCAGCAAACTTCGGATCGAGACGGAGCTTCGCCACGCGGCCGAGCGCGGGGAGCTCGAAATTTTTTATCAGCCCATTTACCGGCTGTCGGATCAGAAAATCATCCGGGCGGAGTCCCTGTTGCGATGGCGGCACCCCCAGCGCGGCATGATCTCCCCGGCGGACTTCATCCCGGTCGCTGAGGAGACCGGCCTGATTCTCGCCCTGGGGGACTGGATCCTGCGGGAAGTGAGCGAGCAGGCGAAGCGCTGGCGGCAATCCGGCGTCGCGCCCTTGACGATCGCGGTCAATTTTTCGCCCCGCCAATTCCAGCAACAGAACCTGTTGACCACGGTGGGGGCCACTCTGGCGCGCTTCAAGGATTCGGGGTTTCCCCTGGAGCTCGAAATCACCGAAAGCGCCGCCATGCACGACGTGGATTTGTCCGTCAAAATCATGAAAAACCTGCGGGACATGGACGTGCGCATTTCGATCGATGATTTCGGCGTGGGGTATTCCTCGCTGAGCTGTTTGCGCCTCTTCCCCCTCAACACGCTCAAAATCGACCGCGGTTTCGTCGAAGGAATTCCCGAGGTCAAAGACAACTCCTCCATCACCAACGCCATCATCGGCATCGGTCACAGCCTCGGCCTGTCGGTCGTCGCCGAGGGCGTGGAGACCAACGAACAACTCACCTATCTGAAACAACAGGGGTGCGACGAGGTGCAGGGCTTTCTGTTGAGCCGCCCGCTCAGCGCCAAGGACGTCACCCCCCGACTGCCCAAAGCGTCCGCCAACGGTTCCGACGGAACCGCTTAA
- a CDS encoding saccharopine dehydrogenase NADP-binding domain-containing protein — MTARHAYVVLGAGAQGLAVAHDLCVYGRAARVTLADIDRATVRAGEAFLKRVLGRVLSDNGTRLAGRTVDASRPSALASVLRGHDGVLSALPYALNPVAARAAIAARSHWVDLGSPFDTTRKILSLSARAEKSGVALVPDCGLAPGLCNILATRGIEQMEFSEDVRLYCGGLPETPRPPLGYKLVFNLDGVLGNYFGRAVALQRGRVTDLVPFSEREEIDFGPPLGVLEAFVTGGATSTAPWTHEGRVASYVFKTLRFPGHYEKIRALKDLGLLDERPVRVDGVSVVPRRLFAHLAEPRLRFPGDRDQVVLRVTVRGRRNGRPAAVAYDLWERGSADWTATQKVAGGAAAVILETLVGGAVVARGAVAVEQKFPAADVIDALRRRGLAIKETWAGEGR, encoded by the coding sequence ATGACCGCCCGCCACGCCTACGTCGTTTTGGGCGCCGGCGCGCAGGGCCTCGCCGTGGCCCACGACCTGTGCGTCTACGGCCGCGCCGCCCGGGTGACGCTGGCGGACATCGACCGCGCGACCGTGCGGGCCGGGGAGGCATTCCTGAAACGGGTTCTGGGACGCGTTTTGTCCGACAACGGCACTCGCCTCGCGGGCCGAACGGTGGACGCCTCCCGTCCGAGCGCGCTCGCGTCGGTCCTGCGGGGGCACGACGGCGTGCTGAGCGCTTTGCCTTACGCCCTCAATCCCGTGGCCGCGCGCGCCGCCATCGCGGCCCGTTCCCATTGGGTGGACCTCGGGAGTCCTTTCGACACCACCCGAAAAATTCTCAGTTTATCGGCCCGGGCCGAGAAGAGCGGCGTCGCCCTGGTGCCCGATTGCGGTTTGGCCCCCGGGCTTTGCAATATTCTGGCGACCCGCGGCATCGAGCAAATGGAGTTCTCGGAGGACGTGCGCCTGTACTGCGGCGGGCTGCCGGAGACCCCCCGCCCTCCCCTGGGATACAAGCTGGTCTTCAATTTGGACGGCGTGCTGGGAAACTATTTCGGCCGCGCCGTGGCGTTGCAACGCGGTCGGGTCACCGATCTGGTGCCTTTTTCGGAGCGCGAAGAAATCGATTTCGGCCCCCCTTTGGGGGTTCTGGAAGCCTTCGTCACCGGCGGGGCGACGTCCACGGCGCCCTGGACCCACGAAGGGCGAGTGGCCAGCTACGTCTTCAAAACCCTGCGTTTCCCAGGCCACTATGAAAAAATTCGCGCCTTAAAGGACTTGGGGTTGTTGGATGAACGTCCCGTCCGGGTGGACGGGGTTTCGGTGGTGCCCCGCCGTCTTTTCGCACACCTGGCCGAACCGCGTCTTCGGTTCCCCGGGGACCGGGATCAGGTAGTCCTGCGGGTCACGGTGCGGGGCCGGCGAAACGGCCGTCCGGCCGCGGTCGCCTACGATTTGTGGGAGCGCGGCTCGGCCGATTGGACCGCCACGCAGAAAGTCGCCGGGGGGGCGGCGGCGGTGATTTTGGAAACGCTGGTGGGGGGCGCGGTGGTCGCCCGCGGCGCCGTGGCGGTCGAACAGAAATTTCCGGCGGCCGACGTGATCGACGCGCTTCGTCGAAGGGGCTTGGCGATTAAGGAAACCTGGGCCGGCGAAGGGCGCTGA